A part of Sebastes fasciatus isolate fSebFas1 chromosome 10, fSebFas1.pri, whole genome shotgun sequence genomic DNA contains:
- the dusp1 gene encoding dual specificity protein phosphatase 1, translating into MYLDLLLLLSRRPTMVIMDVPTIDCASLRGSLLQEERVEVQVQVLVLDCRSFLSFNSSHISDSTNVRFSTIVRRRARGGLGLEHIVPNEDTRTRLLSGEYQSVVLLDDRSLDLSQAKKDGTLMLAVTALRRDPCGTRVFILKGGFEKFSTEYPEMCTKPSPPQGLSLPLSSSHPESADPGCSPCNTPLYDQGGPVEILPFLYLGSAYHASRKDMLDMLGITALINVSANCPNHFVDSFVYKSIPVEDNHKADISSWFNEAIEFIDSVRNKGGRVFVHCQAGISRSATICLAYLMRTNRVKLDEAFEFVKQRRSIISPNFSFMGQLLQFESQVLATSTCSSEAASPAIGNNSTVFNFPVSIPVHTSAGQLSFLHSPITTSPSC; encoded by the exons ATGTATTTGGATTTATTGCTACTTCTATCCCGCCGTCCTACTATGGTCATTATGGATGTTCCCACCATCGACTGTGCGTCCCTCCGCGGCTCCTTGTTGCAGGAGGAGCGCGTtgaggtccaggtccaggtcctggTGCTGGACTGCCGATCCTTCCTCTCCTTCAACTCGTCCCACATCTCGGACTCCACCAATGTGCGCTTCAGCACCATAGTGCGCAGGAGAGCCAGGGGTGGGTTAGGACTGGAGCACATCGTCCCCAACGAGGACACCAGGACCCGGCTGCTGTCCGGGGAATACCAGTCTGTGGTGCTGCTCGACGACCGCAGTCTGGACTTAAGCCAGGCCAAGAAGGACGGGACCTTGATGCTCGCTGTCACGGCCCTGCGGCGAGACCCGTGTGGAACCAGGGTTTTTATTCTCAAAG GCGGTTTTGAGAAGTTTTCCACAGAGTACCCAGAGATGTGTACCAAACCCTCCCCTCCACAGGGGCTCAGTTTGCCCCTGAGCTCCAGCCATCCTGAGAGTGCAGACCCGGGCTGTAGTCCATGCAATACTCCTCTATATGACCAG GGTGGTCCTGTGGAGATCTTGCCTTTCCTGTACCTTGGCAGTGCCTACCACGCTTCAAGAAAAGACATGCTGGACATGCTGGGGATCACTGCTCTGATCAACGTCTCCGCCAACTGCCCCAACCACTTTGTGGACTCCTTCGTCTACAAGAGCATCCCCGTCGAGGACAACCACAAAGCCGATATCAGCTCCTGGTTCAACGAGGCGATCGAGTTTATCG ACTCAGTGAGGAATAAAGGTGGCCGCGTGTTTGTGCACTGTCAAGCCGGCATCTCCCGCTCCGCCACCATTTGCCTCGCCTACCTCATGCGGACCAACCGCGTAAAGCTGGACGAGGCCTTTGAGTTCGTCAAGCAGCGCCGCAGCATCATCTCCCCCAACTTCAGCTTCATGGGTCAGCTCCTCCAGTTCGAGTCCCAGGTCCTGGCCACGTCTACCTGCTCCTCAGAGGCGGCTAGTCCAGCAATCGGCAACAACAGCACAGTCTTCAATTTCCCCGTCTCCATCCCCGTACACACCTCAGCTGGTCAGCTCTCATTCCTCCACAGTCCCATCACCACCTCGCCCAGCTGCTGA